The following proteins are co-located in the Triticum aestivum cultivar Chinese Spring chromosome 1A, IWGSC CS RefSeq v2.1, whole genome shotgun sequence genome:
- the LOC123038668 gene encoding putative F-box protein At3g10240 isoform X5, with amino-acid sequence MPPGGGGEHGCTGQHHPLATGRRDEGASSYPMPPPPLIVPVASEKKKKKKKQEQEQEQEHEKHPAGSLPEGPLVEILSRVPYKSLCRFKCVSKPWLALCSDPDIRKRSPKTMQCCGGLVLCKYWESRYVEEYEYNLVVCNPATKKWAELPPNPIQLQDEDEDEVEEYLCFDPAVPSSFVVLTHTWDFTEVAIYSSDTGRWTTVESGWTDEAPVGLPVFLNGTLHLMTPEYSIVTVDTEGKVWGQIDIPGNMRDSSDYPFIGQSQGRLYAWCINDNIDVCQLSVWALEDYGGAKWALKDTVNISELFGRNCCKYVEPLAIHPDCDLIFLADRRGKAISYDMDSKKVHVIGTYKTFVGAVPYVPCFAEWPSDGH; translated from the exons AtgccgccaggaggaggaggcgagcatGGCTGCACGGGGCAGCACCATCCATTGGCGACCGGTCGCCGTGACGAGGGCGCTTCGTCCTATCCTATGCCGCCGCCTCCCCTCATTGTTCCCGTAGCTTCTGAG aagaagaagaagaagaagaagcaggagcaggagcaggagcaggagcacgAGAAACACCCTGCTGGGAGCCTTCCTGAGGGCCCCCTTGTCGAGATCCTATCCCGGGTGCCCTACAAGTCACTGTGCCGCTTCAAGTGTGTGTCCAAACCGTGGCTTGCCCTCTGCTCTGACCCCGACATCCGCAAGAGGTCACCCAAGACCATG CAGTGCTGCGGTGGCCTTGTTCTCTGCAAATACTGGGAATCGCGTTATGTTGAGGAATATGAGTACAATCTTGTCGTGTGCAATCCTGCGACCAAGAAGTGGGCCGAGCTGCCTCCTAATCCTATACAATTGcaagacgaagacgaagatgaagtcGAAGAATATTTGTGTTTTGATCCAGCCGTCCCCTCCAGTTTCGTGGTACTCACACACACTTGGGATTTCACAGAAGTGGCAATCTACTCATCAGACACTGGACGATGGACTACGGTGGAGAGTGGTTGGACTGATGAGGCTCCTGTTGGTCTTCCTGTCTTCCTGAATGGTACTTTACATTTGATGACCCCTGAATATTCAATAGTCACAGTAGACACAGAGGGGAAGGTTTGGGGGCAAATTGATATTCCAGGCAACATGCGAGACAGCTCTGATTATCCGTTCATTGGACAGTCTCAGGGACGATTGTATGCTTGGTGTATAAATGATAATATTGATGTTTGCCAACTTTCAGTTTGGGCTCTTGAGGATTATGGTGGTGCAAAGTGGGCCTTGAAGGATACTGTTAACATTTCAGAACTGTTTGGAAGGAATTGTTGCAAATATGTGGAGCCCTTAGCAATTCATCCAGATTGTGATTTGATTTTCCTTGCTGACCGGAGGGGGAAGGCTATCTCATATGATATGGACAGCAAGAAAGTGCATGTTATCGGCACTTACAAAACATTCGTTGGTGCTGTACCTTATGTTCCATGTTTTGCGGAATGGCCGTCAGATGGTCACTGA
- the LOC123038668 gene encoding putative F-box protein At3g10240 isoform X3: MPPGGGGEHGCTGQHHPLATGRRDEGASSYPMPPPPLIVPVASEKKKKKKQEQEQEQEHEKHPAGSLPEGPLVEILSRVPYKSLCRFKCVSKPWLALCSDPDIRKRSPKTMVDFFLRNYGIGPCFINLSGRGQPLVDPSLSFLRESFTLLIPQQCCGGLVLCKYWESRYVEEYEYNLVVCNPATKKWAELPPNPIQLQDEDEDEVEEYLCFDPAVPSSFVVLTHTWDFTEVAIYSSDTGRWTTVESGWTDEAPVGLPVFLNGTLHLMTPEYSIVTVDTEGKVWGQIDIPGNMRDSSDYPFIGQSQGRLYAWCINDNIDVCQLSVWALEDYGGAKWALKDTVNISELFGRNCCKYVEPLAIHPDCDLIFLADRRGKAISYDMDSKKVHVIGTYKTFVGAVPYVPCFAEWPSDGH, translated from the exons AtgccgccaggaggaggaggcgagcatGGCTGCACGGGGCAGCACCATCCATTGGCGACCGGTCGCCGTGACGAGGGCGCTTCGTCCTATCCTATGCCGCCGCCTCCCCTCATTGTTCCCGTAGCTTCTGAG aagaagaagaagaagaagcaggagcaggagcaggagcaggagcacgAGAAACACCCTGCTGGGAGCCTTCCTGAGGGCCCCCTTGTCGAGATCCTATCCCGGGTGCCCTACAAGTCACTGTGCCGCTTCAAGTGTGTGTCCAAACCGTGGCTTGCCCTCTGCTCTGACCCCGACATCCGCAAGAGGTCACCCAAGACCATGGTAGATTTCTTCCTCCGCAACTATGGCATCGGCCCCTGTTTCATTAACTTGTCTGGAAGAGGCCAGCCCCTGGTCgacccttctctctctttcttgcGTGAGAGCTTTACACTTCTCATCCCCCAGCAGTGCTGCGGTGGCCTTGTTCTCTGCAAATACTGGGAATCGCGTTATGTTGAGGAATATGAGTACAATCTTGTCGTGTGCAATCCTGCGACCAAGAAGTGGGCCGAGCTGCCTCCTAATCCTATACAATTGcaagacgaagacgaagatgaagtcGAAGAATATTTGTGTTTTGATCCAGCCGTCCCCTCCAGTTTCGTGGTACTCACACACACTTGGGATTTCACAGAAGTGGCAATCTACTCATCAGACACTGGACGATGGACTACGGTGGAGAGTGGTTGGACTGATGAGGCTCCTGTTGGTCTTCCTGTCTTCCTGAATGGTACTTTACATTTGATGACCCCTGAATATTCAATAGTCACAGTAGACACAGAGGGGAAGGTTTGGGGGCAAATTGATATTCCAGGCAACATGCGAGACAGCTCTGATTATCCGTTCATTGGACAGTCTCAGGGACGATTGTATGCTTGGTGTATAAATGATAATATTGATGTTTGCCAACTTTCAGTTTGGGCTCTTGAGGATTATGGTGGTGCAAAGTGGGCCTTGAAGGATACTGTTAACATTTCAGAACTGTTTGGAAGGAATTGTTGCAAATATGTGGAGCCCTTAGCAATTCATCCAGATTGTGATTTGATTTTCCTTGCTGACCGGAGGGGGAAGGCTATCTCATATGATATGGACAGCAAGAAAGTGCATGTTATCGGCACTTACAAAACATTCGTTGGTGCTGTACCTTATGTTCCATGTTTTGCGGAATGGCCGTCAGATGGTCACTGA
- the LOC123038668 gene encoding putative F-box protein At3g10240 isoform X4: MCREAKGGRRGRRVPSSARRRERFCDAALRLSREADPPKCATFRRRSVEKKKKKKKQEQEQEQEHEKHPAGSLPEGPLVEILSRVPYKSLCRFKCVSKPWLALCSDPDIRKRSPKTMQCCGGLVLCKYWESRYVEEYEYNLVVCNPATKKWAELPPNPIQLQDEDEDEVEEYLCFDPAVPSSFVVLTHTWDFTEVAIYSSDTGRWTTVESGWTDEAPVGLPVFLNGTLHLMTPEYSIVTVDTEGKVWGQIDIPGNMRDSSDYPFIGQSQGRLYAWCINDNIDVCQLSVWALEDYGGAKWALKDTVNISELFGRNCCKYVEPLAIHPDCDLIFLADRRGKAISYDMDSKKVHVIGTYKTFVGAVPYVPCFAEWPSDGH; encoded by the exons ATGTGCAGAGAAGCGAAGGGCGGGCGACGCGGCCGTAGGGTTCCATCGAGCGCGCGACGGCGCGAGAGGTTCTGCGACGCGGCGCTGCGGCTGTCCCGTGAAGCTGATCCGCCGAAATGCGCCACTTTCCGCCGGCGATCAGTGGAG aagaagaagaagaagaagaagcaggagcaggagcaggagcaggagcacgAGAAACACCCTGCTGGGAGCCTTCCTGAGGGCCCCCTTGTCGAGATCCTATCCCGGGTGCCCTACAAGTCACTGTGCCGCTTCAAGTGTGTGTCCAAACCGTGGCTTGCCCTCTGCTCTGACCCCGACATCCGCAAGAGGTCACCCAAGACCATG CAGTGCTGCGGTGGCCTTGTTCTCTGCAAATACTGGGAATCGCGTTATGTTGAGGAATATGAGTACAATCTTGTCGTGTGCAATCCTGCGACCAAGAAGTGGGCCGAGCTGCCTCCTAATCCTATACAATTGcaagacgaagacgaagatgaagtcGAAGAATATTTGTGTTTTGATCCAGCCGTCCCCTCCAGTTTCGTGGTACTCACACACACTTGGGATTTCACAGAAGTGGCAATCTACTCATCAGACACTGGACGATGGACTACGGTGGAGAGTGGTTGGACTGATGAGGCTCCTGTTGGTCTTCCTGTCTTCCTGAATGGTACTTTACATTTGATGACCCCTGAATATTCAATAGTCACAGTAGACACAGAGGGGAAGGTTTGGGGGCAAATTGATATTCCAGGCAACATGCGAGACAGCTCTGATTATCCGTTCATTGGACAGTCTCAGGGACGATTGTATGCTTGGTGTATAAATGATAATATTGATGTTTGCCAACTTTCAGTTTGGGCTCTTGAGGATTATGGTGGTGCAAAGTGGGCCTTGAAGGATACTGTTAACATTTCAGAACTGTTTGGAAGGAATTGTTGCAAATATGTGGAGCCCTTAGCAATTCATCCAGATTGTGATTTGATTTTCCTTGCTGACCGGAGGGGGAAGGCTATCTCATATGATATGGACAGCAAGAAAGTGCATGTTATCGGCACTTACAAAACATTCGTTGGTGCTGTACCTTATGTTCCATGTTTTGCGGAATGGCCGTCAGATGGTCACTGA
- the LOC123038668 gene encoding putative F-box protein At3g10240 isoform X2: protein MPPGGGGEHGCTGQHHPLATGRRDEGASSYPMPPPPLIVPVASEKKKKKKKQEQEQEQEHEKHPAGSLPEGPLVEILSRVPYKSLCRFKCVSKPWLALCSDPDIRKRSPKTMVDFFLRNYGIGPCFINLSGRGQPLVDPSLSFLRESFTLLIPQQCCGGLVLCKYWESRYVEEYEYNLVVCNPATKKWAELPPNPIQLQDEDEDEVEEYLCFDPAVPSSFVVLTHTWDFTEVAIYSSDTGRWTTVESGWTDEAPVGLPVFLNGTLHLMTPEYSIVTVDTEGKVWGQIDIPGNMRDSSDYPFIGQSQGRLYAWCINDNIDVCQLSVWALEDYGGAKWALKDTVNISELFGRNCCKYVEPLAIHPDCDLIFLADRRGKAISYDMDSKKVHVIGTYKTFVGAVPYVPCFAEWPSDGH, encoded by the exons AtgccgccaggaggaggaggcgagcatGGCTGCACGGGGCAGCACCATCCATTGGCGACCGGTCGCCGTGACGAGGGCGCTTCGTCCTATCCTATGCCGCCGCCTCCCCTCATTGTTCCCGTAGCTTCTGAG aagaagaagaagaagaagaagcaggagcaggagcaggagcaggagcacgAGAAACACCCTGCTGGGAGCCTTCCTGAGGGCCCCCTTGTCGAGATCCTATCCCGGGTGCCCTACAAGTCACTGTGCCGCTTCAAGTGTGTGTCCAAACCGTGGCTTGCCCTCTGCTCTGACCCCGACATCCGCAAGAGGTCACCCAAGACCATGGTAGATTTCTTCCTCCGCAACTATGGCATCGGCCCCTGTTTCATTAACTTGTCTGGAAGAGGCCAGCCCCTGGTCgacccttctctctctttcttgcGTGAGAGCTTTACACTTCTCATCCCCCAGCAGTGCTGCGGTGGCCTTGTTCTCTGCAAATACTGGGAATCGCGTTATGTTGAGGAATATGAGTACAATCTTGTCGTGTGCAATCCTGCGACCAAGAAGTGGGCCGAGCTGCCTCCTAATCCTATACAATTGcaagacgaagacgaagatgaagtcGAAGAATATTTGTGTTTTGATCCAGCCGTCCCCTCCAGTTTCGTGGTACTCACACACACTTGGGATTTCACAGAAGTGGCAATCTACTCATCAGACACTGGACGATGGACTACGGTGGAGAGTGGTTGGACTGATGAGGCTCCTGTTGGTCTTCCTGTCTTCCTGAATGGTACTTTACATTTGATGACCCCTGAATATTCAATAGTCACAGTAGACACAGAGGGGAAGGTTTGGGGGCAAATTGATATTCCAGGCAACATGCGAGACAGCTCTGATTATCCGTTCATTGGACAGTCTCAGGGACGATTGTATGCTTGGTGTATAAATGATAATATTGATGTTTGCCAACTTTCAGTTTGGGCTCTTGAGGATTATGGTGGTGCAAAGTGGGCCTTGAAGGATACTGTTAACATTTCAGAACTGTTTGGAAGGAATTGTTGCAAATATGTGGAGCCCTTAGCAATTCATCCAGATTGTGATTTGATTTTCCTTGCTGACCGGAGGGGGAAGGCTATCTCATATGATATGGACAGCAAGAAAGTGCATGTTATCGGCACTTACAAAACATTCGTTGGTGCTGTACCTTATGTTCCATGTTTTGCGGAATGGCCGTCAGATGGTCACTGA
- the LOC123038668 gene encoding putative F-box protein At3g10240 isoform X1, giving the protein MCREAKGGRRGRRVPSSARRRERFCDAALRLSREADPPKCATFRRRSVEKKKKKKKQEQEQEQEHEKHPAGSLPEGPLVEILSRVPYKSLCRFKCVSKPWLALCSDPDIRKRSPKTMVDFFLRNYGIGPCFINLSGRGQPLVDPSLSFLRESFTLLIPQQCCGGLVLCKYWESRYVEEYEYNLVVCNPATKKWAELPPNPIQLQDEDEDEVEEYLCFDPAVPSSFVVLTHTWDFTEVAIYSSDTGRWTTVESGWTDEAPVGLPVFLNGTLHLMTPEYSIVTVDTEGKVWGQIDIPGNMRDSSDYPFIGQSQGRLYAWCINDNIDVCQLSVWALEDYGGAKWALKDTVNISELFGRNCCKYVEPLAIHPDCDLIFLADRRGKAISYDMDSKKVHVIGTYKTFVGAVPYVPCFAEWPSDGH; this is encoded by the exons ATGTGCAGAGAAGCGAAGGGCGGGCGACGCGGCCGTAGGGTTCCATCGAGCGCGCGACGGCGCGAGAGGTTCTGCGACGCGGCGCTGCGGCTGTCCCGTGAAGCTGATCCGCCGAAATGCGCCACTTTCCGCCGGCGATCAGTGGAG aagaagaagaagaagaagaagcaggagcaggagcaggagcaggagcacgAGAAACACCCTGCTGGGAGCCTTCCTGAGGGCCCCCTTGTCGAGATCCTATCCCGGGTGCCCTACAAGTCACTGTGCCGCTTCAAGTGTGTGTCCAAACCGTGGCTTGCCCTCTGCTCTGACCCCGACATCCGCAAGAGGTCACCCAAGACCATGGTAGATTTCTTCCTCCGCAACTATGGCATCGGCCCCTGTTTCATTAACTTGTCTGGAAGAGGCCAGCCCCTGGTCgacccttctctctctttcttgcGTGAGAGCTTTACACTTCTCATCCCCCAGCAGTGCTGCGGTGGCCTTGTTCTCTGCAAATACTGGGAATCGCGTTATGTTGAGGAATATGAGTACAATCTTGTCGTGTGCAATCCTGCGACCAAGAAGTGGGCCGAGCTGCCTCCTAATCCTATACAATTGcaagacgaagacgaagatgaagtcGAAGAATATTTGTGTTTTGATCCAGCCGTCCCCTCCAGTTTCGTGGTACTCACACACACTTGGGATTTCACAGAAGTGGCAATCTACTCATCAGACACTGGACGATGGACTACGGTGGAGAGTGGTTGGACTGATGAGGCTCCTGTTGGTCTTCCTGTCTTCCTGAATGGTACTTTACATTTGATGACCCCTGAATATTCAATAGTCACAGTAGACACAGAGGGGAAGGTTTGGGGGCAAATTGATATTCCAGGCAACATGCGAGACAGCTCTGATTATCCGTTCATTGGACAGTCTCAGGGACGATTGTATGCTTGGTGTATAAATGATAATATTGATGTTTGCCAACTTTCAGTTTGGGCTCTTGAGGATTATGGTGGTGCAAAGTGGGCCTTGAAGGATACTGTTAACATTTCAGAACTGTTTGGAAGGAATTGTTGCAAATATGTGGAGCCCTTAGCAATTCATCCAGATTGTGATTTGATTTTCCTTGCTGACCGGAGGGGGAAGGCTATCTCATATGATATGGACAGCAAGAAAGTGCATGTTATCGGCACTTACAAAACATTCGTTGGTGCTGTACCTTATGTTCCATGTTTTGCGGAATGGCCGTCAGATGGTCACTGA
- the LOC123038668 gene encoding uncharacterized protein isoform X6 has protein sequence MVDFFLRNYGIGPCFINLSGRGQPLVDPSLSFLRESFTLLIPQQCCGGLVLCKYWESRYVEEYEYNLVVCNPATKKWAELPPNPIQLQDEDEDEVEEYLCFDPAVPSSFVVLTHTWDFTEVAIYSSDTGRWTTVESGWTDEAPVGLPVFLNGTLHLMTPEYSIVTVDTEGKVWGQIDIPGNMRDSSDYPFIGQSQGRLYAWCINDNIDVCQLSVWALEDYGGAKWALKDTVNISELFGRNCCKYVEPLAIHPDCDLIFLADRRGKAISYDMDSKKVHVIGTYKTFVGAVPYVPCFAEWPSDGH, from the coding sequence ATGGTAGATTTCTTCCTCCGCAACTATGGCATCGGCCCCTGTTTCATTAACTTGTCTGGAAGAGGCCAGCCCCTGGTCgacccttctctctctttcttgcGTGAGAGCTTTACACTTCTCATCCCCCAGCAGTGCTGCGGTGGCCTTGTTCTCTGCAAATACTGGGAATCGCGTTATGTTGAGGAATATGAGTACAATCTTGTCGTGTGCAATCCTGCGACCAAGAAGTGGGCCGAGCTGCCTCCTAATCCTATACAATTGcaagacgaagacgaagatgaagtcGAAGAATATTTGTGTTTTGATCCAGCCGTCCCCTCCAGTTTCGTGGTACTCACACACACTTGGGATTTCACAGAAGTGGCAATCTACTCATCAGACACTGGACGATGGACTACGGTGGAGAGTGGTTGGACTGATGAGGCTCCTGTTGGTCTTCCTGTCTTCCTGAATGGTACTTTACATTTGATGACCCCTGAATATTCAATAGTCACAGTAGACACAGAGGGGAAGGTTTGGGGGCAAATTGATATTCCAGGCAACATGCGAGACAGCTCTGATTATCCGTTCATTGGACAGTCTCAGGGACGATTGTATGCTTGGTGTATAAATGATAATATTGATGTTTGCCAACTTTCAGTTTGGGCTCTTGAGGATTATGGTGGTGCAAAGTGGGCCTTGAAGGATACTGTTAACATTTCAGAACTGTTTGGAAGGAATTGTTGCAAATATGTGGAGCCCTTAGCAATTCATCCAGATTGTGATTTGATTTTCCTTGCTGACCGGAGGGGGAAGGCTATCTCATATGATATGGACAGCAAGAAAGTGCATGTTATCGGCACTTACAAAACATTCGTTGGTGCTGTACCTTATGTTCCATGTTTTGCGGAATGGCCGTCAGATGGTCACTGA